Proteins encoded within one genomic window of uncultured Sphingopyxis sp.:
- the leuA gene encoding 2-isopropylmalate synthase: MTMLRDPSAKYSAFPQVPLTNREWPTRVTTKAPIWLSTDLRDGNQSLIDPMDAEKKTRFFDLLVKSGFKEIEVGFPASGATDFDYIQNLVRSGRIPGDVTPQVLTQSRADLIRTSFDSLEGAKTAIVHVYNAVSPAWRKIVFGMEMDEIKGIAIEGAKQLRDNAARLPGTDWRFEYSPETFSTAELDFSIACCEAVMDILQPTADKPIILNLPATVEASTANIYADQIEYFCKNLPNRDRAIISLHTHNDRGTGVAAAELGLLAGADRVEGCLFGNGERTGNTCLVTIALNMYTQGVDPQLDFSNIDEVIQTVEYCNNLPVHPRHPYGGELVYTAFSGSHQDAIKKGFAARERQNDERWEVPYLPIDPADLGRSYEAVIRVNSQSGKGGVAWVLEQDKGLKLPKRMQASFSHVVQALADETSRELGADDIWHAFEGQYLATEAKRFQLVDWHETHSGADRIFAGKLTIDGTARSVSGRGNGLMSSVIAALSESGGPVMDIVDYSEHAIGQGSNVQAAAYVECRTADGKSLFGCGLDTDVATASVRAILSAANGA; the protein is encoded by the coding sequence ATGACCATGCTCCGCGATCCGTCCGCGAAATATTCGGCTTTCCCGCAGGTTCCCTTGACGAACCGCGAATGGCCCACCCGCGTCACCACCAAGGCGCCGATCTGGCTCTCCACCGACCTGCGCGACGGCAACCAGTCGTTGATCGACCCGATGGACGCCGAGAAAAAGACGCGCTTCTTCGACCTGCTCGTCAAGAGCGGCTTCAAGGAGATCGAGGTCGGCTTCCCCGCCAGCGGCGCGACCGACTTCGACTATATCCAGAACCTCGTGCGCAGCGGCCGCATCCCCGGCGACGTCACGCCGCAGGTGCTGACGCAAAGCCGCGCCGACCTCATCCGCACCAGCTTCGACAGCCTCGAAGGCGCAAAGACCGCGATCGTCCACGTCTATAACGCGGTCAGCCCCGCGTGGCGCAAGATCGTCTTCGGCATGGAGATGGACGAGATCAAGGGCATCGCGATCGAGGGCGCAAAGCAGCTCCGCGATAATGCCGCACGCCTGCCCGGCACCGACTGGCGCTTCGAATATAGCCCCGAAACCTTCTCGACCGCCGAGCTCGATTTCAGCATCGCCTGCTGCGAAGCGGTGATGGACATCCTCCAGCCCACCGCCGACAAGCCGATCATCCTCAACCTCCCCGCAACGGTCGAGGCGTCGACGGCGAACATCTACGCCGACCAGATCGAATATTTCTGCAAGAACCTCCCCAATCGCGACCGCGCGATCATCAGCCTGCACACCCACAACGACCGCGGCACCGGCGTCGCGGCGGCCGAGCTCGGCCTGCTCGCGGGCGCCGACCGCGTCGAGGGCTGCCTGTTCGGCAATGGCGAGCGCACCGGCAACACCTGCCTCGTCACGATCGCGCTCAACATGTACACGCAGGGCGTCGACCCGCAGCTCGACTTCTCGAACATCGACGAGGTCATCCAGACGGTCGAATATTGCAACAACCTGCCCGTCCACCCGCGCCACCCCTATGGCGGCGAGCTCGTCTACACCGCCTTTTCGGGCAGCCACCAGGACGCGATCAAGAAGGGCTTCGCCGCGCGCGAACGCCAGAATGACGAGCGCTGGGAAGTCCCCTATCTGCCCATCGACCCCGCCGACCTCGGCCGCAGCTACGAAGCGGTGATCCGCGTCAACAGCCAGTCGGGCAAGGGCGGCGTCGCATGGGTGCTCGAACAGGACAAGGGCCTGAAACTGCCCAAGAGGATGCAGGCGAGCTTCAGCCATGTCGTCCAGGCGCTCGCCGACGAAACGAGCCGCGAACTCGGCGCCGACGACATCTGGCACGCGTTCGAGGGCCAATACCTGGCGACCGAAGCCAAGCGCTTCCAGCTCGTCGACTGGCACGAAACCCACTCGGGCGCCGACCGCATCTTCGCCGGCAAGCTCACCATCGACGGCACCGCGCGCAGCGTCAGCGGCCGCGGCAACGGCCTGATGTCGAGCGTCATCGCGGCCTTGAGCGAAAGCGGCGGCCCGGTGATGGACATCGTCGACTATAGCGAGCACGCGATCGGCCAGGGCAGCAATGTGCAGGCCGCGGCCTATGTCGAATGCCGCACCGCCGACGGGAAAAGCCTGTTCGGCTGCGGGCTGGATACCGACGTGGCGACCGCGAGCGTGCGGGCGATCCTTAGCGCAGCGAATGGGGCATAA